A single genomic interval of Helianthus annuus cultivar XRQ/B chromosome 13, HanXRQr2.0-SUNRISE, whole genome shotgun sequence harbors:
- the LOC110897577 gene encoding thioredoxin-like 3-1, chloroplastic, with protein sequence MSVLSSSSHLFQRELHHRDLQQPQHPNWSNGYRSNPTKTHGFGFDRRKMDRWTKVFKKDCKVEAFGDISRPFVEMEPITDADHLNVVLEQAKQASQPVIIDWMATWCRKCIYLKPKLEKLAAEYDIKIKFYCVDVNNVPQALAKRGKISKMPTIQLWKDGEMKSEVIGGGKVSLVIEEVREMIQNFV encoded by the exons ATGTCAGTTTTATCATCAAGTTCCCATCTTTTTCAAAGAGAACTCCATCACAGAGATCTACAGCAGCCACAACATCCAAATTGGAGTAACGGGTATCGATCAAATCCAACAAAAACACACGGGTTTGGTTTCGATCGAAGAAAAATGGATCGATGGACAAAAGTTTTCAAAAAAGATTGTAAAGTTGAAGCCTTTGGGGACATATCAAGACCTTTTGTAGAAATGGAACCTATAACTGATGCTGATCATTTGAATGTTGTTTTAGAACAAGCAAAACAAGCTTCTCAACCCGTCATCATTGATTG GATGGCTACTTGGTGCAGAAAATGCATATACTTGAAGCCAAAATTGGAGAAACTTGCAGCTGAATATGACATCAA GATCAAATTTTATTGTGTGGATGTGAACAATGTACCACAAGCACTCGCAAAACGTGGAAAGATCTCT AAAATGCCGACAATTCAG TTGTGGAAGGATGGAGAGATGAAATCAGAAGTGATTGGTGGGGGTAAAGTATCGCTTGTGATCGAAGAAGTTAGAGAAATGATTCAGAATTTTGTATGA